The window TACATCGGCGCCGCGTCGGCGCGTTACCCCGAGGCGCGCGTCTTCGCCGCGCCGCGCGTCGAGGAGAAGATCCCCTCGGTCCGCATCGACGAGGTGCTCTCCGCCGATCCGCCCGCCGCGTGGGGCGGCGACGTGGAGACGCGCCTCGTCGAGGGTGCGCCGATGATGTCGGAGGTGGTCTTCCTGCATCACGCGAGCCGGACGCTCATCGTCACCGATCTGCTCTTCAACATCGAAGAGCCCGAGGGGCTCGTCTCCAGGGTCGTTTATGCGGCGATGGGGACGAACGGCAAGCTCGCGATGGGGCGGGAGTGGCCGCTGATCGCGAAGGACCGCGCGGCGCTGCGGGCGTCGGTGCGCGCGGTGGCCGGGCTCGATTTCGATCGG is drawn from Polyangium spumosum and contains these coding sequences:
- a CDS encoding DUF4336 domain-containing protein produces the protein MAELVPLAEDLWAAEHPLRFAGFLRMNARMTVARLSGGELWVHSPIPIDDSMAAALAKLGRVAYLVAPNRFHNLYIGAASARYPEARVFAAPRVEEKIPSVRIDEVLSADPPAAWGGDVETRLVEGAPMMSEVVFLHHASRTLIVTDLLFNIEEPEGLVSRVVYAAMGTNGKLAMGREWPLIAKDRAALRASVRAVAGLDFDRLIMAHGSVVAEGAKDRVSEALRSYL